The Paenibacillus mucilaginosus 3016 genome includes the window TGGCAGAACGGCCAGTACCGTCCGACCGTGTGGTACAACAATATCGGACCGGAGTACATCGAGATGGCATTCCGCTTTGCCCATGAAGTAGACCCGCAGGCGAAGCTGTACTACAACGACTTCAGCTCGGAAGTGAAGAATGAAAAGTCCGACGCGATCTACAAGATGCTGAAGGATCTGAAGAGCAAAGGGGTACCGATCGACGGAATCGGATTCCAGACGCACCTGACAATTGACGGCCTGAACTACAATGACATGAAAACCAACTTCCAGCGCTTCGCGGCACTCGGGCTCGACACCGATATTACGGAGATGGATCTCGTGACTCATACGTTCCAGGGGACGATGGAACAGAAGATGAATGCGGCCGCAGCGGTATATGGTAACGTCATGAAAGTGGCACTCAGCCTGCCGAGCTGCAAATTCTTTATCGCGTGGGGCCTGAACGACAGCCAAAGCTGGCTGAATGAGGATACCGGCTTCAGTGAGTACCCTCTGCTCTTCGACGATTCCTTCGGGAAGAAGCCGGCTTACAATGCGGTTATGGAGCAGCTCAGAAAATAATAGAACACAAGATGGGGACCGGCAAATTTTGCCGGTTTCTTTTATTATATCATCACTAAAAAGCTCCCTTGCTTATTAGGGCAGAGGGAGCTTGGCTATTCTTTCTATTCGATGAATCCAATTTTGTTTCTAAGATCTTCTTTCATTTTTCTCTTTTGCTCTGGAGTTATTCCGTGTGACAGCGTCCACGTATGGTCGTATACGGGGCTTAGTGTCATAAGCTCTTTATTCTTTTCGATATACTCCGCTGTGTTTCCAACAACACGCGCCGGGCTTCCGGCCACGATCGATCCTGCAGGCACATCTTTGGTGACGACAGCACCCGCTCCGATGATCGCGTCATTTCCGATCTTTACGTTAGGCAGGACAATCGCCCCGGCGCCAATGAATACGCGGTCGCCAATCTCGACGAGACCTATTTTGGTGTAATTGAGATGCACCTTTGTTGAAGCGTCATGGGCCAAGATATGCACACGTGGTGCAAAAGTAACGTCATCCCCAATGGTGATGAGAAAGCAATGGGAATAATCAATAATACATCCCGGCCTGCGGTTGAAGTTTTTTCCTACGGTCAAGCCCATTTTGATCAATTGCTCCGTTGATATTTCCCCGCGTGCTTTTTTGAGGAGCTCCTTCATTTTTCGTATCATTTTCAATGCCTCCAGTTTCGTTCCAGCGTTAACATGATTCTATTGATTGTAATGGCACAGGACGATATAGGCAATAAGTAACATCAACTTTGGTTGAATCTATAAAAATATGTTGAAAAATGTAGAATTTTAATTCAAAATGAACAAGTCATTTGAACTTGATAGGAAAGTAGTGTAAAGCAAATGAAAGAAAAGAGATTGAATTTATATCCCAATAGTTATCAGGAGGCTCATCGGTTTGAAAAAACGACTGCATTTTCTGCAATTTCTGCGGTGTCTGGCTGCCTTAATGGTGGTCATTCATCATACGGACCGGATCTTGCTTCAGAAGTACAACATCGAAGCTTTGATCTACGAGCCCTTTGATTATCCATATGCGAGAGTCGATTTATTTTTTGTACTTAGCGGATTCATCATTTACTACATTCACCGGCAAGATTTTAACCGTCCTGAGAAGGTTAAGACCTTCCTGCTCAAACGCTTCATTCGGCTTATCCCGCTTTACTGGGTTGTTACCATGGGTTATCTGGTCTTACTAATATTCGCTGGCGAACAGCTGAATGCTCCCCATATTTTGAAGTCTTTCTTGCTGCTGCCTGATACCGCCCAGCCTATTCTTGGAGTGGCATGGACTTTGAGGTATGAGGTCTTCTTGTATTTGGTGTTCTGCCTTCTATTAATGAGCAGGAAATGGTTTGGCCCATGGGTTTTAGTTTGGATAGCCAGCATGCTTATTTTATTGGGTGTGGGTATTTCGTTTGAAAACCGTCCGTATCTCGATTTGGTATTAAATCCATTAAATGTGGAGTTTGCAGCAGGCTGTTTGGCGGCACATATCATCCTCCATACCAAACGTGATTTAACCAAATTCAGTTATCTGGGGGGAGCCATACTTGCTCTTTCTTTAATTTCTCAAGAAATTTGGACGCTTACGCTTAACCATGTGTTCTTGTGGGGGGTTCCTTTCTTTTTTATCATTCTAGGCTTTGCTAGCTATGAGATGAAACGAGAGGTTTCGGTAAATAAGTGGCTTGTGAAAATTGGCGACGCATCATATTCCATTTTTTTGACTCACATTATCGTGATCCTTTCCTTCCGAACAGTTAGCGATAAGCTGCACCTCTATCAGAAGCTGGGCCATCCCATACTTTTGTCTGTGTTTGTCTGCATAGCTGCGGTTATTTTTGGATGCCTATTTTATAAATTTGTGGAGAAGCCGCTCCTACAGTGGATTCGGGCAACTCTAGTCGACCGAAGAAAATCAGAGGTCACTTACTCTGAATCGGCCGTACCGAAAGGGACGAACTAGGCTCGATGTCATGCTGTTTTTTCTTTTTCATGAAAATAAGATTGAAAATTAGATCGAAAGGTAATATAATCTGAGAGAAAGATCACGGATATAGTTCAAATGTACTACTTACTCGGCGTCCGGGAGGAAACCTCGTGTTCACTATAAAGATGAAAAAACATCCATGCTCTCTATATTGCTGTTAACCTGCTCCTTGGGAACAGCTGCAGCCGCGCTGGCATCCGAAGCCAGCCGTGCCCCTCAGCCTGATTCCATTGCGGTCTACAGCGACCATGACCGGGTGCTGCAGTCGGTAAGAGTCAGCAGTGTTGAGGCCGGGGATACGGTTACCGTATACGATGGCGAGCATGAAGGAAGGATTCTCGGTACTTCCCGTGTTCCTTCGGGCGAGCAGAGTGTGGATGTCGAGGTATCCGAGAAGGGCCGGACCGCGTTGAAAGTATATGTGAGTGTAGCACAGCCGGGAAAAGCGGAAAGTACCAGAACAGATAAGGAAGCCGTCGCCGCTTTTGCTCCGGTTATGGAAGCCGCTGAAGTCAACAGCTCGAAGGCCCAAGCGGGAGATTCGGTCAAAGTGGCTCTGGATCTTGCCGAAGATCAGGCGGTTTCCTCCGTAACCCTCCTGTATGCCGTTGAATCCAAGAGCGGCAGACTGACAGAGCAGCAGGTGGTCCTGGTTAAGAATGATGTGACGGGTAAGTATGAAGGTTGGTTCGCGGCAGATTCCCTGACACGCAGAGGAGAATGGCACGTACAGCAGATCTCCTTCCAGAGCGAACGGGGAGAGCGGTTTGTCATTTCGAACGCCCATGAAGAACAGTGGATTAGCGGCACTACGGAACATATGAATTTGGAAGGTATGAATATTACCGTACAATAAACGCTTTTCATCCGATATAAGCTCTTTGGAGTCGGCCCTCAGCTGTGTCTGCTTTTGGTATACATAGCGGGGGCTTTTTTATGGAAAGTTTCCTCTCCTCGCCTAAAATGCAATCCCCTTTTTGAAAAATAATTCTAAAGATATGATTAAAATTATTGCACGAACTCTACCACTTCTATAAAATGAAGAAAAAACGGCCATTTTCGACAAAATTCTCCCTCATCTCTCTTTCTTCATTCTTCTACATACCAATCTACCCATTCTGAGCTAAGGAGATTCGCATGCACAAATTTAATAAGAGTTCTTACGTCCATCTCGAGATGTTGTTTTTCGACATTATCGGGCTGATCCTTTCGTTCGTCATGTCGTACTTTATAACGAACGATGTAACCTTGCTTCACCCGATGGAATCTTATGTTTGGCTGCTCGTTATCTATGTACCGATCTTTTTCTTCTCAATGTCTCTCTCCAACATGTATCATAAGCTGACATTCAATTACTATGACCGAATCGTCCGCAATGTATTTAAGGCCTCCTTCCTATCAGCATTGTTTGTAGCCGCCATGATTTTTTATACGAATGATGAGCTGGAGTACAGCCGTATGTTCTACTCGATCTTCATGCTCAGTGCGTTCGTTATAACGGTTGTTCAGCGGATTGCGGTTTATCGCTCTAAAGGCAGTGCCGTCATGAACGGAGTGAAGAAGACCATCATCATCGGGGTGCCGAGCGTCATCCACAAGTTCGAGTATTTTATTACGAAAACCAACGTGAAGATGGACCTTGCCGGATACATTCACGTCGAGAGTGATGAGGAGGAGCTTGCGGCACCGACGCTGGGCCGGTTGGACGAGCTCGAAGAGATTCTGAAGCGGCATGTCGTCGATGAAGTGATCTTTGCGGTTGGGGACCAGCATATCGCCAAGGTGGAACATGCGGTTGCCCTGTGTGAGGATATGGGGATTACGACGCGTCTGGTGCTCAATATCTACAATCTGAACATCTCCAAAACGCACTTTACGGCCGTCGGTACCCTTCCGATGCTGACTCTGCACACCGTCAGCTTGAATGTGGTTGAGCTCATGATGAAGCGGACGCTGGATATTCTCGGGGCACTCGTTGGACTGCTCATCACGGGTCTTGCGTCCCTGATCATTATCCCCCTGATCAAGCTGGATTCCCCCGGCCCCGTACTGTTTGCCCAAGACCGAGTCGGTGTCAACGGCCGGGTGTTCAAGATCTATAAATTCCGCTCGATGTACCTGGATGCGGAAGAACGCAAGAAAGAGCTTATGAAGCAGAACAAGGTGCAGGGCGGATTCATGTTCAAGATGGATGATGATCCGCGCATTACTCCTATTGGACGCTTTCTCCGGAAGACCAGTTTGGACGAGCTGCCCCAGTTCCTGAACATTCTCAAGGGGGAGATGAGTCTGGTCGGCACACGGCCCCCGACGGTCGATGAAGTCAGCCGCTATAAGACTCACCACTATAGAAGAATCAGCATCAAGCCAGGGTTGACAGGCATGTGGCAGATCAAGGGCAGGAGTGAGGTCACGAATTTTGATCAGGTGGTTCAGCTCGACACAGCCTATATCGATCAGTGGTCCGTATGGCTCGATATCAAAATCATCTTTAGAACCATCATTGTCGTACTGACCAGCAAAGGGGCGTACTAAATCCATATACCCTGCTTCATTCCATATAGAGATTATCACTTTAAAGGAGAGAGTTCATTGAAGATCAAGAAGGCCATCATTCCCGCAGCAGGACTTGGAACCCGGTTCCTGCCTGCAACCAAAGCCATGCCGAAGGAAATGCTTCCGATCGTGGACAAGCCCACGATCCAATACATTGTAGAGGAAGCCGTTGCCTCGGGTATTGAGGATATCATTATCGTAACAGGAAAAGGCAAGCGGGCGATCGAGGATCATTTCGATAACTATTTTGAACTCGAAGCCAATCTGCAGGAGAAGGGCAAGCTGGATCTGCTTGCCGAAGTCCGTTATCCGACCTCCATGGCGGATATCCATTATATCCGGCAGAAGGAGCCCAAAGGACTGGGACATGCCATCTGGTGCGCACGGAAGTTTATCGGCGACGAGCCGTTTGCGGTCCTGCTGGGAGATGACATTGTCGTCTCCGAGAAGCCCTGCCTGCAGCAGATGATCGAAATCTTCGATACTTACCAGGTATCCGTACTGGGTGTTCAGAATGTGGAGCCTGAGACGGTATCCCGGTATGGGATCGTAGACGGTATGCAGCTTGAGGACCGCGTTACCCGTGTAACCCGGCTTGTCGAGAAGCCGAAGCGCGAGGAGGCCCCGTCCACTCAGGCGATCCTCGGACGCTATATTTTAACGCCGCGGATTTTCGATGTGCTCGAGAATCAGGCTACGGGTGCAGGCGGAGAAATTCAGCTCACGGATGCGATCGCAGCGCTGAACCGGATGGAAGCCGTCTATGCTTACGAGTTTGAAGGCACGCGGTATGACGTGGGCGAGAAGCTGGGCTTTATCCAGACGATGCTGGATTTCTCCCTGCAGCGGCCGGATCTGCGCGATGATGTTCTGGCTTATATGCAGAAGATCGTGGAACAGGCCGCCCAATTGAAGTAAAGATTCGCCTTGCAGCACACAGAGAGAGAAAGAGGCTGAAAGGGCTTACTATTTTGGCAGGATGAGGGAATTTGTGTGAATGTGGCCTATAAAAAAGCAGCCGTTGCCGTGATTCTTCTTGCTGCAGCCCTGGGGGCCTGCAGCAGGATCTCCGGCCTTATTTCGGAAGCACCGGATACCGAATCGAAAACCGTGGAACGAACCGCTGTGCAGGAAACAGGTGCGGTTCCGGAGCAGGTAAGCAGCCCGCGGAAAGAGTTTATTTTTATTGGAAAAAAATGAAGTCGAAAGCATGAAGCTCCGGCTGGCGGAACAGGACGCCGCCCTGCTGCCCGGTTTTCAATATCTAATGAAAGAGGCGGATAAAGCGCTTGGTCTAACTCCCCCTTCCGTTATGGATAAGACGGGTATCGCACCGACCGGGGATAAGCATGACTATTGGAGCTTATCGCCTCACAGCTGGCCGGATCCTGCCATGCCGGGAGGAATGCCTTACAAGGAGATTCCTGATGCGGTTAACTCCCAATCCATGTCCGGGGATTACGATAAAGCGGCTCTTTCCAAGATGACCGAGGCCGTGAACACCTTGGCCCTTGCTTATTACTATACGGGAGACGAGCGTTACGCCCATCAGGCCTCCTTATTCCTGAAAACCTGGTTCCTGCATCCGGAGACCCGGATGAATCCGAACCTGAACTTCGGGCAGACCTTCCCGGGCCGGAACGGGGGAGGCAATATTATTGATGCGGCTCTCTTGATTCATCTTCCGGACAGCTTGCTGATGCTGGAGGGATCTCCTTCCTGGACGCAGCAAAATGACGAAGGGGTCAGAGAGTGGATGAGGCAGTTCTCCGAATGGATGATGAGCAGCGAGGTCGGGAGGAAGGGAAAGAGTGCCGCTAATAACCACAGCACCTGGTTTGATGTGGAATACATCACCTTCTTGCTGGCAACGGGACAGAACCAAGCGGCTTTCCACCATTTGCAGGATCACTCCATGAGACTGATCGACCTGCAAATCGACAGTGAAGGCCGAATGCCCAATGAGCTGAACGGGCCGAAGGCCTTCCATCATTCGCTCTATAACCTGAAGGCCTTCTCTTTATTGGCTGCGGCGGCAGAGCATGTCGGAGTTGACTTGTGGCATTACCAAGGGAGCCGGGGACAGAGTCTGAATGCAGCTTACAGCTATATGGCTGAATATCTGCTTGGCAAGCCTTGGCCTTATACCGGAAGCCGGGATGAGTTGAAATCGGAAGTGATGAGCGGGATGATCGCTGCCGGAAGCATATACGATACAGCGGCTGTTCGAAGCGCTGCCGAGCTGCTGAGAGATAAAGCGGGCTTTAAACTCCCGATCTATGGTGTGAGAGGTTCTTGAATTAATCAGTAAAGGAGGATCGATTATGAGATTAGCCGGAATGAAGAGGACGGTTAAAGAATGGGGAATGCGCTTGTTCTATTATTCTGGCGCTTATTTCATAGCCAATCGCCTGCTCGGACGCGGCGGCCTGTACATAGTCGGCTATCACAGAATATCGGAGAATCTGAATGCTGACGATGTTCATGTTCTGGCAGTCACCCGCCGTAACCTCGAGAACCATTTCCGCTTCTATGCGAAGGGCTTCGAGCTCATATCCATGGATGAAGTGGAGCCGCTTCTAAGGCAGGGCAAGCTGACCAAGGATTATATGGTCGTTACTTTTGATGACGGCTACAGGGATAATTACACACTTGGAATAGACTTGTTCCGGAAGTACGGAGTCGTTCCAACGATCTACCTGACAGCGGGGGCTGTCGACCGGCGAAGCGTATTGTGGACTGATGTCATTGATACCCTTGTCGCTTCGACCCGTTTGAACGAAATCCGGCTGTCGATTCTGAATGTCTCGGGCACGTTTCCCTTGACCACCCAGACGGAGCGAGTCTCGCTGAGCGAAGTTCTCAAGAATGAGATCAAACGGTACGATGAGCAGGTCAAGAAAGATACGTTAGAGAGGCTCAGCCGTTTGTTCGGCGTACCCTTGGCAGTGGAGGATTCCCTCCTGATCGAGTGGCATGAAGTGAAGGAATTGGTCCGCTCCGGTGCCATTATGGGAAGCCACACCCTGAACCATCCCACATTGAGCAAAATTGCGCATGAAGATGCGGTTCAGGAGGTAACGGAGTCCCGGCATCTGATCGAGGAGAGGCTCGGCAGCAGGGTACATCATTTTGCATACCCGTATGGGAAGCAGGAAGATTACACACAGGCCATCAAGAGGGAGCTGGCCGGGATCTATACGACCTCGGTCACGGCGATCGACGGCATTAATCAACCGGGGCAGGATGTGCACCAGTTGAAGAGGATTATCGTTGAAAATATCAGCGTACACCAGCTCCGGATCCGGCTGTTAAAGCATAAGATGGGCAGTCCTCTTATCACTCTTTGAAAGGTTTGTACATCATGAGGACGTTGGAGAAATACCGGAACAGCCGCCTTCTGAAAAATCTGGGGATCGTATTCTCCGAAAGTATCGCTACGAAGGCATTGAATTTTGTTGTCATCTTATTATTGTCGAGACATCTGGGGGCAGGGGATTACGGGAAGTATTCCTACATTTTTGTAGCGATCGCCTTCTGCAGCGCCTTTTTCGATTTTGGCATGGAGAATACGGCCGTCCGGTTCTCCTCCAAGGATAAACCGAGCCTGAACGGCATCTTCGGATTATATGTAATCGTCAAGCTGATCATCATGCTTCTGTTTGTTCTTGTTCTTGTTCTTTTCGGGGAAGAGATATTTGAGCTGCTGGGCCAGCAGGAGATCACCGAATATATCCCCTATCTGATCATCGGCTTTATCGGAGAATCCCTGCTGTTTGTAAACGATACGTATCTGCAGGCGGTCCAGCGCTTTCAGCTTCGGGCTCTGATCAATATCTGCAGGTACATCGTATTGGTGGCGTGCGTGATTCTGCTGTTGTTCAGCGAAGCACTTCTGCTGCAGTATGCTCTCCTGCTGTATCTCATTCCAGTGATGTTCTCACTTGCGTTCCTTCCAAAGTACGTTCTTCTTGTCCGAAGCTTCCTGGACCGGCGTTTGACGGCCGTGCAGCTGAAGGAGATGCTCGGCTACCAGAAGTGGATGCTGATGGTATCGATACCCACCAATACCCTCGGTCGGATTGATTTTTTTATGATTTCTCTTTGGGTGTCCTACGAGCAAATTGGGATTTATAATGCGGCCTTCCAGCTGTCCGCCATTGTCTCCTTCATTCCTTTCGCCTTTGGGAAGGTCATGCTGCCCAAAATGTCGGAGCTCGAAGAAGACAAGGTGATGGCCTATACCAATAAGGTTATGAAGGCTACGGCCGCCATCTCTCTTGTCATGATTTGCTGCATTCCACTGGTGAATGTAGTGGTGCCTTGGATCTTGGGGAGCGAGTATCTGGACTCGATTCCGGTTCTGCAGGTTATGCTGCTATCGGCGATCCTGGTCTTTGCGATTACCCCGGTAGAGCAGGCCATTTATTCGCTGGGAAAGCCGGGGTTCATTACGGTAGGCAAGT containing:
- a CDS encoding endo-1,4-beta-xylanase, giving the protein MKRTWNIAVTSLLTINLLAAASFADFTASTAMAATAVKSSAATSSVAKTSNKKEQKAVTLKEAAQAKGKHIGVATQSWLVNKSEYAAVLNQEFDTITPEYQMKMGVIQKQKGIYNFSEADALVDFALKNNKIVRGHTLVWHSSLPSWVENGKFTREEWIAILKDHITKTVQHFKGKVYGWDVVNEAFWQNGQYRPTVWYNNIGPEYIEMAFRFAHEVDPQAKLYYNDFSSEVKNEKSDAIYKMLKDLKSKGVPIDGIGFQTHLTIDGLNYNDMKTNFQRFAALGLDTDITEMDLVTHTFQGTMEQKMNAAAAVYGNVMKVALSLPSCKFFIAWGLNDSQSWLNEDTGFSEYPLLFDDSFGKKPAYNAVMEQLRK
- the galU gene encoding UTP--glucose-1-phosphate uridylyltransferase GalU, with amino-acid sequence MKIKKAIIPAAGLGTRFLPATKAMPKEMLPIVDKPTIQYIVEEAVASGIEDIIIVTGKGKRAIEDHFDNYFELEANLQEKGKLDLLAEVRYPTSMADIHYIRQKEPKGLGHAIWCARKFIGDEPFAVLLGDDIVVSEKPCLQQMIEIFDTYQVSVLGVQNVEPETVSRYGIVDGMQLEDRVTRVTRLVEKPKREEAPSTQAILGRYILTPRIFDVLENQATGAGGEIQLTDAIAALNRMEAVYAYEFEGTRYDVGEKLGFIQTMLDFSLQRPDLRDDVLAYMQKIVEQAAQLK
- a CDS encoding sugar transferase, with translation MHKFNKSSYVHLEMLFFDIIGLILSFVMSYFITNDVTLLHPMESYVWLLVIYVPIFFFSMSLSNMYHKLTFNYYDRIVRNVFKASFLSALFVAAMIFYTNDELEYSRMFYSIFMLSAFVITVVQRIAVYRSKGSAVMNGVKKTIIIGVPSVIHKFEYFITKTNVKMDLAGYIHVESDEEELAAPTLGRLDELEEILKRHVVDEVIFAVGDQHIAKVEHAVALCEDMGITTRLVLNIYNLNISKTHFTAVGTLPMLTLHTVSLNVVELMMKRTLDILGALVGLLITGLASLIIIPLIKLDSPGPVLFAQDRVGVNGRVFKIYKFRSMYLDAEERKKELMKQNKVQGGFMFKMDDDPRITPIGRFLRKTSLDELPQFLNILKGEMSLVGTRPPTVDEVSRYKTHHYRRISIKPGLTGMWQIKGRSEVTNFDQVVQLDTAYIDQWSVWLDIKIIFRTIIVVLTSKGAY
- a CDS encoding acyltransferase family protein, with the translated sequence MKKRLHFLQFLRCLAALMVVIHHTDRILLQKYNIEALIYEPFDYPYARVDLFFVLSGFIIYYIHRQDFNRPEKVKTFLLKRFIRLIPLYWVVTMGYLVLLIFAGEQLNAPHILKSFLLLPDTAQPILGVAWTLRYEVFLYLVFCLLLMSRKWFGPWVLVWIASMLILLGVGISFENRPYLDLVLNPLNVEFAAGCLAAHIILHTKRDLTKFSYLGGAILALSLISQEIWTLTLNHVFLWGVPFFFIILGFASYEMKREVSVNKWLVKIGDASYSIFLTHIIVILSFRTVSDKLHLYQKLGHPILLSVFVCIAAVIFGCLFYKFVEKPLLQWIRATLVDRRKSEVTYSESAVPKGTN
- a CDS encoding polysaccharide deacetylase family protein is translated as MRLAGMKRTVKEWGMRLFYYSGAYFIANRLLGRGGLYIVGYHRISENLNADDVHVLAVTRRNLENHFRFYAKGFELISMDEVEPLLRQGKLTKDYMVVTFDDGYRDNYTLGIDLFRKYGVVPTIYLTAGAVDRRSVLWTDVIDTLVASTRLNEIRLSILNVSGTFPLTTQTERVSLSEVLKNEIKRYDEQVKKDTLERLSRLFGVPLAVEDSLLIEWHEVKELVRSGAIMGSHTLNHPTLSKIAHEDAVQEVTESRHLIEERLGSRVHHFAYPYGKQEDYTQAIKRELAGIYTTSVTAIDGINQPGQDVHQLKRIIVENISVHQLRIRLLKHKMGSPLITL
- a CDS encoding alginate lyase family protein, giving the protein MEKNEVESMKLRLAEQDAALLPGFQYLMKEADKALGLTPPSVMDKTGIAPTGDKHDYWSLSPHSWPDPAMPGGMPYKEIPDAVNSQSMSGDYDKAALSKMTEAVNTLALAYYYTGDERYAHQASLFLKTWFLHPETRMNPNLNFGQTFPGRNGGGNIIDAALLIHLPDSLLMLEGSPSWTQQNDEGVREWMRQFSEWMMSSEVGRKGKSAANNHSTWFDVEYITFLLATGQNQAAFHHLQDHSMRLIDLQIDSEGRMPNELNGPKAFHHSLYNLKAFSLLAAAAEHVGVDLWHYQGSRGQSLNAAYSYMAEYLLGKPWPYTGSRDELKSEVMSGMIAAGSIYDTAAVRSAAELLRDKAGFKLPIYGVRGS
- a CDS encoding lipopolysaccharide biosynthesis protein yields the protein MRTLEKYRNSRLLKNLGIVFSESIATKALNFVVILLLSRHLGAGDYGKYSYIFVAIAFCSAFFDFGMENTAVRFSSKDKPSLNGIFGLYVIVKLIIMLLFVLVLVLFGEEIFELLGQQEITEYIPYLIIGFIGESLLFVNDTYLQAVQRFQLRALINICRYIVLVACVILLLFSEALLLQYALLLYLIPVMFSLAFLPKYVLLVRSFLDRRLTAVQLKEMLGYQKWMLMVSIPTNTLGRIDFFMISLWVSYEQIGIYNAAFQLSAIVSFIPFAFGKVMLPKMSELEEDKVMAYTNKVMKATAAISLVMICCIPLVNVVVPWILGSEYLDSIPVLQVMLLSAILVFAITPVEQAIYSLGKPGFITVGKYIQIAAIVLLIYATVPYLGVVWAAISVAAARLIYGLILMLLYLNYRKNRLRPVTA
- a CDS encoding acyltransferase, producing the protein MIRKMKELLKKARGEISTEQLIKMGLTVGKNFNRRPGCIIDYSHCFLITIGDDVTFAPRVHILAHDASTKVHLNYTKIGLVEIGDRVFIGAGAIVLPNVKIGNDAIIGAGAVVTKDVPAGSIVAGSPARVVGNTAEYIEKNKELMTLSPVYDHTWTLSHGITPEQKRKMKEDLRNKIGFIE